In the genome of Candidatus Delongbacteria bacterium, the window CTGGCCGAAGGACTCAACTGCCTCGTGCTGGATGTCAAGTGCGGCAGCGGGGCGATCTTCCAGAGCATGCCCAAAGCCCGCGAGCTGGCGGAAGCTCTGGTGGCCATCTGCCGTGCGGGGGGCAAGCCTGCCACCGCGCTGATCACGGCCATGGATGTGCCTCTCGGGCGCCAGGTGGGCAACTGGAACGAGCTGGTGGAGTGTGTCGAGTGCCTGCAGGGCCACGGTCCCGCCGACCTGATGGACGTGACCTACGCCCTGGGCGTGGCCGGCCTGATGACTCTGGGCCGCTGCCAGACCGCCGAAGAAGGGCTTCTGATGCTGCGCGAGGCCGTGGACAGCGGCCGAGCCTTTCAGGTTTTCGTGGATACGGTGGCCGCCCAGGGCGGTGAGACCGACTGGCTGCAGCACCTGCACCACGCGCCGCGCCCTCAATCGGGCATCACACTCACCGCCCCGCGTGCGGGCTGGATCACGGGCCTGGATGCGCGCCTGATTGGCCAGACCGCCGTGGCACTGGGAGCCGGACGCCAGCGCCGCGAGGACTCGGTGGATGCCTTGGCGGGCATCACGCTGCACCGCAAGCCGGGTGACCGGGTGCGTGCGGGCGAGGCGCTGGCGGATCTCTACGTCGGCCCGGCCAACGTCGACCTGGAAGAGCGGGCGAAGATCGCCCTGGCCGCCTGGACGATTGAAGATGACGCCCCCACGAGCGATCACGCCGAGCGATTGCTGGCCTGCATCGACGCCCCCTTCAGCCCCGAGCAGTGGCGCGAGCTGCGCGACCGGGTGGGCCTGGGCCTGCGTCCTCATCCGCTCTGGACCCAGTGAGATGTCCCTGCCCGATCTGAATCTCCCTTTGCTACCCGCGAATTGTCAGCCCTGGACCACGGGTTCCAGTGCGATTCTTCCCCTGGCACACGCGCCACTCCTGCGCCTGCGCGGAGCCCCCGAAGAGGCTCGCGACCTGCTGCAGCGACTGTGCGCCAGCGACGTGCGCCCACTGCCCGTGGACGCGGCTGCGCCGGGTGAACCCCAGCTTTTGCTGGAGCGGGATGGCCAGGTGCTGGACCGGCTCTCCCTGAGGCTGGACCCGCAGGGAGCGCTGATCGCCTGCACGCCAGAACGCCTGGCCGCGGTGAGGGCCCGCATCGACTCGATGATCTTCATGGAAGATCTGCAGCTGGAGGAGGACACCACCGGTCCCGCCTGGCTGGTCTGGAGTACGGGTGCGGACCTGCCGGGCGATGCCGACAGCTTCAGGCTGGGGCCATCCCTGTCTCTGGTGCGTGGACCTTTGCCCGCGCGCACGGAATCCGCCAGCCCTCTGGATTCCCGTGTCTGGGCGAGCGCGCTCCTGGACGGAGGCGAACTGCCGCTCTGGCGCAGCGAGTTCTCCGTGAATCCCCTGTACACGCCGCTGGCTGGCCTGATATCGTTCACCAAGGGCTGTTATCCGGGGCAGGAAGTGATTGCCCGGATGGACAGCCGCGGCAAGGTGGGCTGGCAACTGCGCTGCCTTGTTCTGCCCGTCATGCCTGGAGACGAGGGGCTGAAATCCGAGGAGGATGGCGCGCCCGCGAAACTGCTGGGATGTCTGGCCGTGCCCGGAAACGAGTCCTGTCGTGTGCTGTGTCTGGTGCGCCCGGAATGGAGCGGGCTGAAGCTTGAGGTCGAAGGAAGGTCGCACCGTGTCGCACTGGACTGAGGCTCGCACCTTGGGTGCTCTGCTGCTGGGCGTGTTGCTGCTGACGGGCTGCGCCGAGCAGCACCGCGAGGACCTGCGGCTCTGGACCATCGCCACGTCGTCGCAGAGCCTGTTGGCGCTCACGCCCGAATCGCAGGGCTGCGATGATTTTGGCTACCAGGATCGGCAGATCGTCTCGATCGCGGTGGCCAGTGAAGACAGGGTCTACGGGGTGGACCAGTCCAGCCATGAGCTGGTGCGCCTGCGCCCCTGGGGCGGAGGTACCGAACGCATCGGGGACATCGTCTCGCTGGCCTTCCCCCAGTCTCTGGCAGCGTCGCCGGACGGTTCGCTCTATCTGCTGGATGACAACCGCACCCTGATCCGGCTCAATCGCGACAGCGCGACCCGGATCCAGGAGTGGCTGTTGCCCACCGGGTTGTACGCCTCGCTGTGTTTCAGCCCGGTGTCATTCACCAGCCCCACCCGGGTCAATGTGTCCGCAGGCGATCTGCTGGCCCTGCGCCAGGAAGCCGGCAACAGCTGGCTGATCCTGCTGACGCGCGTGGGCACATCGGTGGAAGTGCAGGATCTGGCGCGCCTGTCTCCACTGCAGAGTTTCTGCGGCTCGTCCGTCGACGGCCGCTTCTACGCTCTGGATGGCACCCGCCAGGTGCTGGAACTTCGACCGGAAGCCGGCAGTCTGCGCCCCCTCTACGACGCCTCCTGCGCGCTGGAATCGGCCGGTCCGCTGAGTACTCCCTGACTCTGGTTGATTTCCCCCGCGATCCAGCCAGCTCTGGCGGTCCCTGACACGCCGGTCTGGATAATTATCCCCTGCTAAATAATTTCTAATTGGTCTTGAATTCCGGGGTGCATACTTCTGCAGACAGCCCGCCGAAGCTCCCATCGGTGGCTAGCTGATCCGGTTAGGTAACAAGGGCTTTTTTCAGGTTTCCGGCGGCTCGGCGTGTTGCCACCGGACACAACATGTAGTATCATTGAAGCCGGTTTGTGGCATATCTTGTGGCTTGCGCGGAACGGCTTGCCAGGCCAGCCTGAACGAACCCCCGGCAAGCGTCCGGCCAGCTTCGGCCCGCTTCGCTGACTGACGGAATCCATCACCGCGTGACGGCACTCCTTGCCGTTCATGTCCTGGGCCGCTTCGCACAATTATCGAATCCAATCCGGACCGCCGTCAGGTAATGTCCCTGGCTGGTTGTTCCTTTGTGGGAAACTCAATCGTATCGATCGGAAGTCCCCCGTCGCACGCTGACGGGACCGGGGCCTTCCCGACAAGCAAGGGGAGTTGTACAGGTGAAGACACCCGCCCCGTCCAGGGAATTGTGGGAACAGGAGCCCGCGGGAGGAGACATGCTGGGCATGTTCTCGCTGCAGGGCAAGATGAGAAGCGCCATCGGTGAAGACCGGTCCCGGGACTACGAGGCCGTTTACCGTCACATTGCCGACGAGCAGGCCGCGGGGCGGCTGCCCGTCCACGAGGACTACCTCGGTGGCAACGAGCTGGCCATCAGCGTGTATTCACGCAAGTACTACGTGAAGGATCTGGAAGGCAATCCCCTCGAGCACTCACCCGAAGACGTCTTCCGCCGGGTCGCCTCCTTCGTGGCCGCCATCGAGAGCAATCGCCCCGCGATGAACGAATGGGGCGAGCGCTTCTACACCGAACTGCACGAAGGGCGTTTCATTCCGGGCGGCCGCGTGCTGGCCGGCGCGGGCGATCTCTTCCGCCTGAAGACCCTGGCCAACTGCTTCGTCTCACGCATCGATGAAGATTCCATCGACAGCATCTACCAGACGGCCTTCCAGTGCGCGCGCACCTACAGTTATGGGGGCGGCATCGGAGTGGACGTGACTCCCCTGCGCCCGCGCAACGCCGTGGTGCACAATGCGGCCGATTGCAGCACGGGTGCGGTGTCCTTCATGGAACTGTTCTCGATGACCACCGGCCTCATCGGCCAGAGTGGCCGTCGTGGTGCCCTGATGCTCACCATTGATGTCAAGCATCCCGACATCCTCGATTTCATCCGGGTCAAGAAGGACCCCAACTGGGTCACGCGGCAGATCGTCGAACAGTGCCGCTGGAGCGGCCGCTTCAGCGAGCCCCAGCTCAAGGAAGTGGAGAAGCAGGTCGCCGAGAACACCCAGGTGCGCTTCGCCAACATTTCCATCAAGGCCTGTGACGAGTTCATGGCCGCCGTGGAGGAGCAGAAGCGTTACGGCGAGAGCGACTGGCTCGTCTACCGCAAGCAGGGTCTCGAGCGCAAGCTCAGTGCGCCCCAGGACGGCGATGTGCATTACAGCGTGGGCATTCCCTCGCGCCCCCTCGAGAACTATGAGCTGGCGGCTCACCTCACCAGCCTGCGCGACCTGCGCGAATGGACAGCCCAGCACTGCAGCGGCAGTCTGGACGAAGCCAGCCTGAGCGATCCGGCCCGCCGGGATGTCTACGGCGACGTCCTGCTGCGTGCACGCGCCGAGGACGCCGACTTCGAGTATGCCATCCGCCAGAGCGGCGACTTCCTGCTCTATTTCGCCAACAAGGCCTCGGGTGAAACCCGGCGCCTGGTGAAGGCCCGCGAGATCTGGGACGTCTTCGTGGAAGGCAACTACCGCACGGCCGAACCCGGACTGATCTTCTGGACCACCATGAGCCGCTTCAGCCCCAGCAACTATGTGGGGCGGCCGATCATCAGCACCAATCCCTGCGCCGAGGTGCCGCTGGAAGACGGCGGAGCCTGCAATCTGGGCAGCCTGAACCTCTCGCGTTTCGTCAAGGATCCGTATACCGACCGGGCCGCCGTGGACTGGGACCAGCTGGCTTCCACCACCGGCATCCTGGTGCGCTTCCTGGACAACGTGGTCAGCTGGAACGAGCGCCTCAACGCGCTGGGCAAGCAACGGGCCGCCGCCAGTGAAACACGTCGGCTGGGGCTGGGCATCATGGGCATCGCCGACATGCTGTACCAGCTGGGCATGCCCTACGACAGCGAAGAAGCCATCGAGCTCATCGGCCGCCTGAGTGCCTTCATCACCAACGTGGCCTATTCCACCAGCAGTGGACTGGCCGCCGAGAAGGGCGCCAGCCCCGTGTTTGACGCACGCCGTTACCTCGACTGTCCCTTCGCCCAGCAGGCGCTCACGCCCCAGACCCAGGCCGAGCTGGCGAAGAACGGGCTGCGCAACATCGCCATCATGAGCATCGCACCCACCGGAACCATCTCGAACATCGTGCTCAGTTTCCGCGCGGGCAAGAAGAACTACATCGGTGTGAGCGGCGGCGTCGAACCGGTCTTCGCCACACATTACACACGGCGCACGGAAAGCCTGGACAACCAGAAGTTCAAGGTCTTCCATTCCACGATCAGTGCCTGGATTGACATGATGGGCAAGAACGAGGAAGTGGCCCGTGCCGACAAACTCGAGCAGGTACTGCCGGCCTTCTTCTTCCGCACGGCCCACCATGTGGACCCCACCCGCCGGGTGCGCATCCAGAGCGTGATCCAGCGTTACATCGACCACAGCATCAGCAGCACTCTCAACCTGCCCGAGGACGTACAGCCCGAAGTGATCAGCGACATCTATCTCGATGCCTGGCGCATGGGCCTGAAGGGAGTCACGGTGTATCGCGACGGCAGCCGGGTACCCATTCTCAGTCTGGATGGCAAGCCCACCGAATTCCAGCGCTTCCGCCAGCGTCAGTTCCGCCTGCGGGTCGGCGACAGCGAGCAGCTGGTGGCCGGCGACGAGATCCTGCGCCTGCCGGACGGCACCCTGAGCACTCCCTACCACTACCTGAAATTCAATGGCCTGAGCGTGGAGCACGTGCTCCAGGGCGGGCTCTTCGAGGAGGTGAACGCGTGATCCGTCTCGACAACTCCACCTTCACCCTGGAAGAGATGCCCCCGGAAGCGCCTGCCGCCACCACGGCGCCCGCTGCAGCTGCACCCGCGGTGCCGGCACCGGCGCCCGTGAATACCGAAGTCATTCTCGAGCGTCCCGACGTGGTGGATGCCCGGGTCTATCGCCTGCGCAGCGCCTTCGTGCAGCACAATGTCTACGTGACCCTGGGCTGGGTCACCCAGAACGGCCGCAAGCGCCCGCTGGAGATCTTCTTCAACAGCAAGGACCTGACCCGCAGCCCCGAGTACGCCGTGCTGACCCGCCTGATCAGCGTGATCTTTCGCAAGACGGCCGACCCGGCCTTCATCCTCGAGGAGCTGCGCGGCATCCACGACCCCAACGGCGGGTTCTTCAAGGATGGCAAGTTCGTGCAGTCCTTCTACGCCGAAGTGGCCGACGTGATCGAGCAGTTCTTTCTGGAAGTGGGCATCCTGGGCGGTCAGCCCGAGAAGGCCCCCGTCGCCATGGCCACCGAGTCCAGCGTGGTGGTCAACGATCCCGGCACCCGCTACCGGATCTGCCCCGAGTGCAACGACCGCGGCCTCAAGCAGGAGAACGGCTGCGATTCTTGCGTGCTCTGTGGTTACAGCAAGTGTGACAAATAGCCTATCCCCGGGTCCCCGGACCCTTTCATG includes:
- a CDS encoding thymidine phosphorylase — translated: MSAYQVIQRKQGGHENTAEEIRFMVAGALDGSVEPAQLSAWFMAIYFKGMTPEETWTLTEAMLNSGRVLDMSFSDRPVIDKHSTGGVGDKVTFVLGPLWAACGLTVPTITGRGLGHTGGTVDKLESLPGIELGQPQAQMEEILRRTGLCILRQTEDLVPADRIFYALRDVTATVESVPLICGSILSKKLAEGLNCLVLDVKCGSGAIFQSMPKARELAEALVAICRAGGKPATALITAMDVPLGRQVGNWNELVECVECLQGHGPADLMDVTYALGVAGLMTLGRCQTAEEGLLMLREAVDSGRAFQVFVDTVAAQGGETDWLQHLHHAPRPQSGITLTAPRAGWITGLDARLIGQTAVALGAGRQRREDSVDALAGITLHRKPGDRVRAGEALADLYVGPANVDLEERAKIALAAWTIEDDAPTSDHAERLLACIDAPFSPEQWRELRDRVGLGLRPHPLWTQ
- a CDS encoding adenosylcobalamin-dependent ribonucleoside-diphosphate reductase produces the protein MLGMFSLQGKMRSAIGEDRSRDYEAVYRHIADEQAAGRLPVHEDYLGGNELAISVYSRKYYVKDLEGNPLEHSPEDVFRRVASFVAAIESNRPAMNEWGERFYTELHEGRFIPGGRVLAGAGDLFRLKTLANCFVSRIDEDSIDSIYQTAFQCARTYSYGGGIGVDVTPLRPRNAVVHNAADCSTGAVSFMELFSMTTGLIGQSGRRGALMLTIDVKHPDILDFIRVKKDPNWVTRQIVEQCRWSGRFSEPQLKEVEKQVAENTQVRFANISIKACDEFMAAVEEQKRYGESDWLVYRKQGLERKLSAPQDGDVHYSVGIPSRPLENYELAAHLTSLRDLREWTAQHCSGSLDEASLSDPARRDVYGDVLLRARAEDADFEYAIRQSGDFLLYFANKASGETRRLVKAREIWDVFVEGNYRTAEPGLIFWTTMSRFSPSNYVGRPIISTNPCAEVPLEDGGACNLGSLNLSRFVKDPYTDRAAVDWDQLASTTGILVRFLDNVVSWNERLNALGKQRAAASETRRLGLGIMGIADMLYQLGMPYDSEEAIELIGRLSAFITNVAYSTSSGLAAEKGASPVFDARRYLDCPFAQQALTPQTQAELAKNGLRNIAIMSIAPTGTISNIVLSFRAGKKNYIGVSGGVEPVFATHYTRRTESLDNQKFKVFHSTISAWIDMMGKNEEVARADKLEQVLPAFFFRTAHHVDPTRRVRIQSVIQRYIDHSISSTLNLPEDVQPEVISDIYLDAWRMGLKGVTVYRDGSRVPILSLDGKPTEFQRFRQRQFRLRVGDSEQLVAGDEILRLPDGTLSTPYHYLKFNGLSVEHVLQGGLFEEVNA